In the Chroococcidiopsis sp. SAG 2025 genome, one interval contains:
- the nifH gene encoding nitrogenase iron protein — MTDNIRQIAFYGKGGIGKSTTSQNTIAGLAELGERIMIVGCDPKADSTRLMLHSKAQTTILHLAAERGAVEDLELEEVLLTGYKDVRCVESGGPEPGVGCAGRGIITAINFLEENGAYEDLDFVSYDVLGDVVCGGFAMPIREGKAQEIYIVTSGEMMAMYAANNIARGILKYAHSGGVRLGGLICNSRKVDREIELIETLAARLNTQMIHFVPRDNVVQHAELRRMTVIEYAPNCNQANEYRALAKKIKENDKLTIPTPISMDELEELLVEFGILGDDKEYEHLVGKTAEEVAAV, encoded by the coding sequence ATGACTGACAACATTAGACAGATTGCATTCTACGGTAAAGGCGGTATCGGTAAATCCACCACTTCTCAAAATACGATCGCAGGTTTGGCTGAATTAGGCGAACGGATCATGATCGTAGGTTGCGACCCCAAAGCAGACTCCACCCGCTTGATGTTGCACAGCAAAGCCCAAACCACCATTCTGCACCTAGCCGCTGAACGTGGTGCAGTAGAAGACCTAGAACTAGAAGAAGTTCTACTTACGGGTTACAAAGATGTCCGTTGCGTAGAATCTGGCGGTCCAGAACCAGGTGTAGGTTGTGCGGGTCGTGGCATCATCACCGCGATCAACTTCCTAGAAGAAAACGGAGCCTACGAAGACCTCGACTTTGTTTCTTACGACGTATTAGGTGACGTAGTTTGTGGCGGTTTCGCTATGCCAATCCGTGAAGGTAAGGCACAAGAAATTTATATCGTCACCTCTGGTGAAATGATGGCAATGTATGCTGCCAACAACATTGCACGAGGCATTCTCAAGTACGCTCACTCCGGCGGCGTGCGTTTGGGCGGTTTAATCTGCAACAGCCGCAAAGTTGACCGAGAAATCGAACTGATCGAAACTTTAGCAGCTCGGCTCAACACCCAAATGATCCACTTCGTACCACGCGACAACGTTGTACAACACGCAGAACTGCGCCGCATGACCGTAATTGAGTACGCACCCAATTGCAACCAAGCCAACGAGTATCGCGCTCTAGCTAAGAAGATCAAAGAAAACGATAAGCTCACCATTCCCACCCCAATTTCGATGGACGAATTGGAAGAGCTACTCGTCGAATTCGGTATCCTTGGCGACGACAAAGAATACGAGCATCTCGTTGGCAAGACTGCGGAAGAAGTTGCTGCCGTTTAA